From the genome of Candidatus Roizmanbacteria bacterium, one region includes:
- a CDS encoding type IV secretion system DNA-binding domain-containing protein gives MDPTLTSTALNGLINVLIALLAALSAGGATWLMMYLIIIYVRMKKREHISMSMVTMEIKISKDNEVKVDAAEQMFAALASLKKGGFWAFLEAGDSLAFEIVGKNADIRFYVSAPSKVADLVEKTIYGYYPAADIKRVDEPNIFIENGKVSYAAFIAKEAPYMPLKTYKDMPTDSLASITSALSKMEEEEGALVQILIKPSDGKWKKAGKSYVASVKKNEANPEKATFKSDPKLLERIEDKSGKQGFDTALRIIVSSRSKDSADLHLRNIKSAFTQFNSDSNSLKGVKIRFKGGFMLDAIYKFFPVFELPFFRTFSVFSSEEIASFFHFPNKTIETPHVAWLKAKSAPVASEVPQEGGTEIGMGYFRGIRRPVHIGLPDRQRHVYIIGKTGTGKSYLLQNMIDQDIRAGRGVCVIDPHGDLIDDVLKYIPPERAEDVIYFDPADSERPMGLNLLEAQTEDQKHFITTAIINLMYKLYDPQRTGIIGPRFEHAVRNAMLTVMSEEGATFVEVIRILTDAKYVQELLPKVTDPIIRRYWTDQIAQTSDFHKSEVLDYIVSKFGRFVTNKLMRNIIGQSKSAFDFRKVMDEGKILLINLSKGRLGEENSNFLGLTLIPKILVAAMSRQEIPEDQRRDFFLYVDEFQNFATPDFATILSEARKYHLNLTVANQFIGQVEEEVKNAIFGNVGTMITYRVGVTDASYLQREYQPVFGESDLINIERFHVYMKTIVNNEPVPPFSVDLTRDVNALKKTQNLKIAQAIIQLSRLKYGRPRELVEAEITQRARL, from the coding sequence TGTTTGCAGCCCTAGCCTCTCTTAAAAAGGGAGGATTCTGGGCATTTTTGGAAGCGGGAGATTCGCTTGCTTTTGAGATTGTTGGTAAAAACGCGGACATACGTTTTTATGTGTCCGCTCCGTCAAAGGTAGCCGACCTTGTTGAAAAAACAATTTATGGGTACTATCCAGCAGCCGACATTAAGAGAGTTGATGAGCCCAATATCTTTATTGAAAACGGAAAGGTAAGTTACGCTGCCTTTATTGCAAAAGAAGCTCCATATATGCCACTTAAGACCTACAAAGATATGCCGACCGATAGTCTTGCCTCAATAACTTCTGCGCTTTCTAAGATGGAGGAGGAAGAAGGAGCGCTTGTACAGATCCTGATTAAACCATCGGACGGCAAGTGGAAAAAGGCCGGAAAGTCCTACGTCGCCAGCGTTAAGAAGAATGAGGCCAATCCAGAGAAGGCTACCTTCAAAAGCGATCCAAAACTTCTTGAGAGAATTGAGGATAAAAGCGGGAAGCAAGGATTCGACACCGCTCTACGCATAATTGTCTCTTCTCGGTCCAAGGATAGCGCAGATTTACATCTGCGAAATATCAAGTCTGCCTTTACTCAGTTTAACTCGGACTCAAACAGCCTGAAGGGCGTAAAAATACGGTTTAAGGGCGGCTTCATGCTAGACGCTATCTATAAGTTCTTTCCAGTATTTGAGCTGCCATTTTTTAGAACCTTCTCTGTATTTTCAAGCGAAGAAATAGCTTCTTTTTTCCATTTCCCAAACAAAACCATCGAAACGCCACACGTTGCATGGCTAAAGGCAAAGAGTGCTCCTGTGGCCTCAGAGGTACCTCAAGAAGGCGGCACAGAGATTGGTATGGGCTACTTCCGTGGCATACGACGACCCGTGCATATCGGACTTCCCGATCGTCAAAGGCACGTCTATATAATCGGAAAAACGGGAACGGGTAAGTCATATCTTCTACAGAACATGATCGACCAAGACATACGAGCAGGTCGCGGAGTCTGCGTGATCGATCCACACGGAGATTTAATCGACGATGTCCTAAAGTACATCCCACCGGAAAGAGCGGAGGACGTAATTTACTTTGATCCTGCAGATTCAGAGCGTCCCATGGGGCTAAATCTGCTAGAAGCACAAACCGAGGATCAGAAACATTTCATAACCACAGCAATTATCAACCTTATGTACAAGCTGTACGATCCTCAAAGAACCGGAATCATCGGTCCTCGATTTGAACATGCGGTGCGAAATGCTATGTTGACCGTCATGTCAGAAGAGGGGGCAACATTCGTGGAGGTTATCCGCATTCTCACCGATGCAAAATACGTTCAAGAACTTCTACCAAAGGTTACGGACCCAATCATTCGAAGATACTGGACCGATCAGATCGCGCAGACCTCGGACTTTCATAAGTCGGAGGTACTTGACTACATCGTCTCGAAGTTCGGTCGTTTCGTCACGAATAAACTTATGAGAAATATCATCGGACAGTCAAAGTCTGCTTTTGATTTTAGAAAGGTGATGGATGAGGGAAAGATCCTTCTCATAAATCTCTCCAAAGGACGTCTTGGAGAGGAGAACTCAAACTTCCTTGGCCTGACCTTAATCCCTAAGATTCTCGTTGCCGCAATGAGTCGACAGGAGATCCCTGAAGATCAACGTCGAGACTTCTTCCTATACGTCGATGAGTTTCAGAACTTTGCTACTCCAGACTTTGCAACGATTCTGTCTGAGGCTAGAAAGTACCACCTCAACCTAACGGTAGCTAATCAGTTTATTGGTCAGGTCGAAGAAGAGGTCAAAAATGCGATATTTGGTAACGTAGGAACGATGATTACGTACAGAGTCGGAGTTACCGACGCATCTTACTTACAGCGAGAGTACCAGCCCGTATTTGGAGAGTCTGACCTTATAAACATCGAGCGATTTCACGTATACATGAAGACGATAGTCAATAACGAACCAGTACCTCCTTTTTCCGTAGACTTAACTCGCGATGTGAACGCTCTTAAAAAGACACAAAACCTTAAGATCGCACAGGCAATTATTCAGTTATCTCGTCTCAAATACGGAAGACCGAGAGAGCTTGTGGAGGCAGAGATTACGCAACGGGCGAGACTGTAG
- a CDS encoding four helix bundle protein — MKIRSFTHLDAWKIGHELVIEIYKATDHFPKHERYGLIDQLRRAVVSITSNVAEGFYKRTSADKNRFYTISIGSVAELQNQLLIARDLHYFNDVIFRQFAEKTVRVHKLLNGLLKSSQTKS; from the coding sequence ATGAAGATTCGTTCATTTACCCACTTAGACGCATGGAAAATTGGACACGAATTGGTAATAGAAATCTACAAAGCTACAGATCATTTTCCAAAACATGAGCGTTATGGACTAATTGACCAACTCAGAAGAGCGGTCGTTTCCATTACAAGTAACGTTGCCGAAGGATTCTACAAAAGAACATCAGCCGATAAAAATCGTTTCTATACGATCTCAATCGGATCAGTCGCCGAATTACAGAACCAATTGCTTATAGCTAGAGATCTGCACTATTTCAATGATGTGATATTCAGACAGTTTGCAGAAAAAACTGTGAGAGTCCATAAATTACTTAATGGATTATTGAAATCCTCCCAAACAAAGTCCTGA
- a CDS encoding twin-arginine translocation signal domain-containing protein: MSERSPSQAPVLNRRTFIKGLIGVGAALGIPGCAPQSSEPQPTTLGTTTPSSSSTEVPTTASLPRQTTTENPTTTENTTTTTVERVFASPEQKVRVEAVEESMAKFFQLTKQQVVDYHETTNFVPYVSGFSMIKNYPAPDDNSYRMLGINLGTIPVQTGDTTAALEAIGYITFQGDRFVQLFIQDVNDPELLKRFPTIKTNAGANFWGPIANDGAINTYGIDSHHQTDAKPDPDKMIVGSENLINALNDPGQIGAPIVVEYGTDNSTFFGQAGYDYEQNPNLAPVTAEFIRLPRQEN; this comes from the coding sequence ATGTCAGAACGATCACCTAGTCAAGCTCCAGTGCTCAACCGAAGAACATTTATCAAAGGGCTGATTGGAGTTGGTGCAGCTCTTGGCATCCCAGGCTGCGCTCCTCAATCTTCTGAGCCCCAACCAACTACACTCGGAACTACAACTCCAAGCTCATCTTCCACTGAGGTACCAACTACAGCATCTCTACCGAGGCAAACAACAACGGAGAATCCAACAACTACAGAGAATACTACTACCACAACCGTAGAACGCGTATTTGCAAGCCCAGAGCAAAAAGTGAGAGTAGAGGCGGTGGAAGAGAGCATGGCAAAGTTTTTTCAGCTCACGAAACAGCAAGTGGTAGATTATCATGAAACCACTAACTTTGTCCCATATGTGAGTGGTTTCTCAATGATAAAAAACTACCCAGCTCCTGATGACAACTCATACAGGATGCTTGGTATAAACCTTGGAACCATACCAGTTCAAACAGGTGATACAACGGCTGCGCTGGAAGCGATCGGATATATCACTTTCCAAGGAGATAGATTTGTGCAACTATTCATTCAAGACGTAAATGATCCAGAATTACTCAAACGTTTCCCAACAATAAAAACTAATGCAGGAGCTAATTTTTGGGGGCCTATTGCGAACGATGGAGCTATAAATACCTATGGAATTGACTCCCACCACCAAACTGATGCCAAACCCGATCCTGATAAAATGATTGTAGGCTCAGAAAACTTGATTAATGCACTTAATGATCCCGGCCAAATTGGCGCGCCTATAGTCGTTGAGTATGGCACAGACAATAGTACATTTTTTGGACAGGCAGGATATGACTATGAACAAAATCCTAATCTAGCACCAGTAACGGCGGAATTTATCAGGCTACCAAGACAAGAAAACTAG